In the Elizabethkingia bruuniana genome, ACAAGGCGAAACGCGATCGGAAGTTGTTACTACATAAAGGAGAACTTTCCCGTTTGGAGAAAAAAGTAAAAGATGTAGGGTTTACAATAATACCTTTAAAATTATATATAAATGATAAAGGTAGAGCTAAACTCCTTATTGGGTTTGGAAGAGGAAAGAAACTATTTGACAAACGTGAATCTATTAAAAAACGTGAATCTGATAGAAATCTAAGCAGAATTCGAAAGAATTTTTAAAAAAACTTTGTTTAATACGTATTTTTATATTTATTTTGCATTATCAATTATTTAATCATTTAATTCTATGAAAAATTTAAAACTAGGAATTACAGCATTGGCACTTACGGTAGCCACTACTGCGTTCGCACAGACTACGAGCAATCCGTGGTTAATCGGTGTGGGGGCACATGGTGAAAACCACAAAGCACAAGCTAACAATTTCTCAAATACCTTCGGAGCTCAGAATCTGACTAAGAGGCTATTTAATTTGAATAATTTCTCTATTACTCCACCATTATCTAAATTAACTGTTGCTAGAAATATCAACAAATATTTAGTTCTTGACTTACAGGCTTCTGTAGGTAATGTTGGAAATAAGAAATTTGACATGGATAAAGAGTTTTTCTTGATGGCTGGTTTAGGTCTTCAATTCAAATTCAACAGTCTATGGAATGAAGAGTCTTGGTTCGATCCATATGCAAGAGTTGGTGCGAACTACCTAAGACATGACTATTCTGGATTAACTTTCCCAAGAACAGATGCTTTCGGTAATTACTATGATTCTTATAATGGAAATGGAGATAAGACAGGTAAGAAAAACTTCTTCGCTGTATCTACAGGTTTAGGATCTAACTTCTGGATTACTAAAAACTTCGGTCTTGGTATTCAAGGAGATTATGTAACTACTCCAGGTGATAAGTCTGTAGTTGCTAACTTCTGGCAAGCTTCTGCATCTCTATTATTCAGATTTGGTAACAGAGACAGAGATAAGGATGGTATCCCTGATAAAGATGACAGATGTCCAGATACTCCAGGATTACCTGAGTTCCAAGGATGTCCAGATACTGACGGTGATGGTATTCCAGATATCGACGATAAATGTCCTGAGGTTGCTGGTCCAAAAGAAAACCAAGGTTGTCCTTGGCCAGATACTGATGGTGATGGTGTGTTAGACAAAGACGATAAGTGTCCTAACGTACCAGGTCCAGTAGAAAATCAAGGTTGTCCTTGGCCAGATAGAGATGGTGATGGTATCCCTGATAAAGATGACAGATGTCCAGATGTACCAGGTCTTCCTGAGTACCAAGGATGTCCTCCAACTGCAGAAGTTGTAACTAAAGAGCTTAAAGATATCTTATTCGATTTCAACAAAGCTACAATCCAATCTAGTTCTTTATCTAAAGTAGATGCTGCTGCTGCTATCATTAAAGGAGCTAAAGCTGAAAACTTCTTAGTAACTGGTCACACAGATGCTAAAGGTAATGCTAACTACAACTTGAAATTATCAAGAGAAAGAGCTGCTTCTGTAGTGAAAGCTCTTGAGGCTAGAGGTGTAAACGGAGCTAACTTGAAATCTGTAGGTGTAGGTTCTAAAGAAGCTACTGTACCAGCTACTGCTTCTAACGAGGCTAGACAAGTAGACAGAAAAGTTGAAGTAAGAGCTATCTCTGCTGATACTGAGTGGGCTGCTTACAAAAAAGATGACGTTACTGTTGTTAAGCCAGTAAAAAAAGGAGTGAAAAAATCTTCTAAAAAAGTTATCAAAAAGAAAAAATAATTAAAATTTTTTCAATATAATAAACACCTCCACCTAGTGGGGGTGTTTTTTTATGCATGTACGTTGTATAATTTGTTGATTAGTGATATTTTTGCACGTAAATAAATTCAGAAATGGGAAGAGCATTTGAATATAGAAAGGCCTCTAAGATGGCCAGATGGGATAAAATGGCAAAAACATTTTCCAGAATAGGAAAGGATATTGCTTTGGCAGTAAAAGCCGGAGGAACTGACCCGGATTCCAACCCTGCATTAAGAAGGTGTATTCAGAATGCTAAAGGAGCTAACATGCCAAAAGATAATGTTGAAAGGGCTATTAAAAAAGCTTCTGGTGCAGATGCAGAAACCTATGAAGAAATCACATATGAAGGATATGGACAAGGAGGTGTGGCTTTCTTCATTGAATGTACAACAAATAATCCTACAAGGACGGTTGCTAATGTAAGAGCTATTTTCAATAAGTTCGATGGTAATCTTGGTAAAAACGGAGAACTTTCTTTTCTATTTGATAGAAAAGGTATTTTTACCATAGAAAAATCTCAGATCAAAATGGAGTGGGATGATTTCGAAATGGAGATGATTGATGGTGGAGCTGAAGAAATAGATCAGGACGAAGAAATCGTAATGGTTACAACAGCTTTTGAAGACTTTGGTACCATGTCTCATAAGCTTGAAGAGATGAAATTAGAGGTTCAGAATGCAGAACTGCAAAGAATACCTAACATGCATAAAGGTGTAAGTTTGGAGCAGGGTTTAGCTAACCTGAAAATGCTAGATCGTTTTGAAGAAGACGATGATGTACAAAACGTTTACCATAATATGGAAATGACAGAAGAATTGCTTCAGAGCTAAGAAGTGATTTTATATAAATAAAAAGAGCCTGATTTTTCAGGCTCTTTTGTTTTTCTAGGGATATACATCACTAATATCTTTCATATTGACCAATACACTTCGTGAGAAGCTGCAATGTGGATATATTCTCCATTTATTTTCTCTGGCAAAACTTACGGCCTCAGCTACGAGCATTTGTCCATATCCATTTCCTTCATGCTTAGGAAATACCATTACATAGGAAATAATAAGAATATTTTTTTCAGGCTGAATGGTATATGTTAATTTCCCTATTTCTTCATTATTTTGGTTAAAGGCACTAATGAATCCACCGTTCTGGCTTTGTACCTTTTCAAATCTTAGATTTTCCATACACAACATGTTTTACTAAATATACGAAATTATTGTATACCTGTGTAATAGTTGTAGTCCTGAATAACAATTGCAATGAACTGTTGATCTGTAATTTCCTGAGTGTTGTATGTAATACCGGTAGTCTGGCGTATTTTTTCAGCTAACTTTTTGATGATGCCTTGGTCGAAGGTATTCTTGGCTTTAACATAATTTTCCTTAATAATCCGCATGTCATTATCAGATAAAGCAATTACCTGTGGGAACCTTGCAATGTAATCCTGTGACAGATTTACAAGTATTGTATGGTTGATATTGTATTTACTTTTTAGTGTAATAACAGCAGTACCTGCTGCCAGATCACCTAAACGTTTATTATGTTTATTGGTTACCATAGTTATAACACCTACGAGTCCGGAGCTGAACATGATATCGATAAGCCTGAAAAACCAGCGCATAAAATAATCACCAAAGCTTGCCTGGTAGCCATCTGTTTTTACAACTCTTATTTTCATTACTCTTTTTCCCGGTGTCTGCCCTTCCATAAAACTTTCGAACAAAAGTGTATAAAGATTCATAGGAAGAGATATGATTGCGAAAATAGCCATCAGGGACCATTGATCGGTTATTTTTAAAAGTTTAAAACCGAATATATATGCGATAATAAGATATATAACAACGAAATAGGCAACCTTAATTACCATGTCGATTATGAATGCAAGAATTCTCTCACCAATACTGGCAGGATCGAAACTGATATTTACATTTTGTGATGTATTTATATCTATTGAATTCATAATTTTTTGTTACATTAGCAAATATATGAGAGAAATCGCTTTCATCAAACAAAATAAAGAAAAATGGCTGGATATAGAGCAGGTGGTATTAGGAAAAATTAAAAAAAATCCTGATGACCTGTCTTCGTTATATATCAACCTGATTAATGACTTGTCTTTTTCTCAGACTTATTATCCCAAAAGTAAGACAACGGTATATCTTAACTATCTCTCATCACAGATTTTCCAAAAGATCTATAAAACAAAAAGGATAGAGCAAAACAGGTTAAAAGCATTTTTCATGAAAGAGGTTCCTCTGATCATGTATGAATACAGAAAATATTTACTGCTTGCTTTTCTTGTTTTTTCTATGTTTACTACCATAGGTGTTATTTCTACACATTATGATCTGGATTTTGTCAAATTGATATTAGGAGAAGATTATGTCAATCAAACCTTAGAGAATATTAAAAAGGGCAATGCTGTTGCTATTTATGGAAGCGGATCTAACTGGGGAAGTGCCATTGGAATTATTCAGAATAATCTGGGAGTAGGAGCTAAGCTTTATGCTTATGGTATTTTCGGCGGTATTGGAACACTATTAGTGTTAATGCAGAATAGTATTATGCTGGGGACCTTTCAGTATTTTTTTCAGCAACAAGGTGTATTAGGAGACAGTATGCGTGGAATATGGATACACGGTGCTTTTGAAATATCAGCGATGGTAATAGAGGCTACTGCAGGTTTTATACTTGGTGCTTCTTTGCTTTTCCCAAAAACTTACTCGAGGCTGAATTCATTTAAAATAGGATTTAGGAATTCATTTAAAATATTTGTAAGCACTATTCCGTTTACCATATTTGCCGGAATTTTAGAAGGTTTTGTAACAAGATATGCACTGCAAATGCCACTAATTATTGATTTGGTAATTATCTTTGGGACACTAGGATTCATAATCTTCTATTACGCTATTTTCCCTTACAGGGTCCATAAAAAACTAAAACATGATGCAATTTTATAAAAAAAGAGATTTTGGAGCGTTGGTATCAGATACGCTTAATTTCTTCAAGCTATATGGGAAAAATTATTTCAAAAATTATCTTACACTCAACGGTGGAATTATTATTCTATTGGTTGTTGTAATTGTAATAGGTTTTGGTGATTTTTTTAAGCAGGCTTTCGGATCCAATATAAACGGTGAAGCCTATTTGTTTCAGGATTATTTTCAACAAAATCAAGGTCTATTGATAGGAGCTTCGGTTCTTTCAATTATATTAATTATTCTGTTGTCACTAATTTCATATTCATTTCCTGTGCTCTACATGAAGCGACTTGCTGAGACGGGTAATTCTAAAGTGACGATGAATGAAATGATAGAGGATATGAAAAAAAATCTGAAGAAATTTTTTATCTTCTTCATTGGTTCTATTTTTATCCTGACGCCATTATTCATTTTTGCATTTGTTATTTCATCTTTTCTAATGATTATTCTTATCGGTTTCTTGCTGATTATGGCCTGTATCCCGGTAATGGTTAATATTATAAACTTCACCCTGTTCAATATGTACAATACCAATGATGGTTTTTTTGCATCCATTGGTATAGCATTTCGTATGCAGTTTTCCAAAAGCTTCTGGAAATATATAGGCTCCACTTTCATTGTTTATTTACTGATTAATGTGGTGACAAGTATTTTTGCCTTTATTCCTATGATGTTTTTATATGGATATATTATTACCACTGTAAGAACTACTCCGGATGCACTTGGATCAGATTCCTCATTTTTTATGACACTTATGGCCATTGTGTATGCTGTATCAATTGCATGTACTATTGTACTCAATAATCTAATCTATGTAAATGCTGGTTTCATGTATTATGACAGCAGAACAGATTTACACCGCAATGTTACTTTTTCCGAAATCGATACTATTGGGTCTGGTGAATAATAGAATCCTTTATATTATTTTTCTTTTTACACTTTCTGTACATGCACAGAAGGTAGACACTATTGTTACTGCTGAATTGCCACCAGTGAGTATAAAAAATAAGAATCAGTTAAAAACAGATTCCCTGCTCCAAAAAGGATATGTTACTGAAAATGCAGTTTATCCGGGAATATTTGATGCGAAGTTTAAAGAAAAATATAACGGAAGCGATTTTGATTACTCCGTAAATAAACCAAAAGAATCTTTATGGCAAAAATTCAAAAAATGGCTGGCTGAGCTATTTGATGATTTGTTCCAAAGTAAAAGTTTACAGGGAGCTAATGATGCCTTATATATTTTGTTAAGAATTGTAGCCATAGTTCTTCTCGGTTTTGCATTGTATCTTATTGTGAAGTTTGTTCTTTCCAGAAATGGTAACTGGGTATTCAGCAAGAAAAGTAAAAAGCTGAATCCTGAAGACAGAAGAATAACAGAAAATATTCATGAACTGGACATTCCATCTTTAATTAAAAACTATGAAGAGAAAAAGGAATACAGATCTGCTATAAGATACCAGTTCCTTTACCTGCTGAAGCTTATGACCGATAAGAATATGTTGGAGTGGGATCCGGAAAAGACAAATAAGGATTATATCCGCATGCTTAATGGTAATGCCTTGCAATCTGATTTCCAGAAGCTCTCTTTCGTATTCGAGAATGTATGGTATGGAGAGCGCAGTATTACCGAGAATGAGTATGCTGTTTTCAGAAAACAATATCAACAGACACAACAAAAAATATGAATAAGACACTAAAGTTATATCTCATTATTTTTGCTGTAGTTGTAGGACTTCTGGCAGTATTGCAGGTGAATAAAAAACCGTTGATTGACTGGCGAAAAACCTATTCTGTGATAGATAAAAAGCCTTTCGATTTATATATATTTAATCATGAGGCTAATCAGCTGTTCAACCAGAAGTTAAAAAAAATTGGTGAATCGCCTTATCGTTACTATAGTAAGGACTCTCTTCAACATCTACATAATATATTGATTATTGAAAGAGAATTGGATAAACAATCGTGGATAAAGATACTGAAGCAGGCTAAAAGAGGAAGTAATGTGATGGTTGTTTCCGAAAATATACCATATGATTTAGTAGATACTTTAAATCTCACAACAAGACGTCTAAGTTCTGACACGATAAATTATCTGACATTTACAGATAAAAACCGCAAAGGAAGCATAAAACTCAATAGACTTCCAAACGGAAATGTCATTCCGATGATTGATATAAAAACAACCGAGATACTGGGACGTAATCTATTGAAAGGTCGTAATCATTCCTATGCGAACTTTGTAAGGGTAAAAGCAGGTAAGGGAAATATTTTTATTCATACAGAGCCATTGGTTTTGACTAATTATTACCTTTTACAAAAAGGAAATGAAAAATATGTAGAGGAAATGTTTTCATACCTGCCGAAAGACAGAGATACTTTTTGGTTTATGGAAAATCAAAATCTACAATCTATGTCACCATTACGCTTTATTTTAAGAAATCCGCCATTACGCTATGCCTGGTATATATTTTTAGCAGGGTTTCTTGTATTCATAATATTCCATGCTAAAAGAAAACAGCGTATTATTCCTATAATAAAGCCATTGGAAAATACCTCTGTGGAATTTGTGAGAAGTATAGGCAATCTTTATCTGAATGAAGGAGATGCAAAAGATATGATGCAGAAGAAAATTACCTATTTTCTAAATAAAGTGCGTACAGATCTCCTGATAGATACTTCTGCTATAGATGATGTTTTTGTCAACAGATTACAACTAAAAACAGGAAAATCTAAAGAATTAATAGAACAAGCGATTATACTAATACAAAGAAGTAATAATCCTTCTTCAAAAATAACAGAACAGGATCTGATTAAATTAAACGAAATATTAGACAAAATATACAAATAAAAATATGGAAGAAAATCAATATACCCCAATACCTGAGAGTACTTCGACAGAATCACAAAATCCGGAATTTCAATCCAGAATTGATATGACGGCTTTGAAGAATAGCCTGGATAGAGTAAAATCGGAAATCAATAAAGTAATTGTTGGTCAGGATTCCATGATAGAACATTTGCTGGTTGCACTATTGTCTAACGGACATGTACTGATTGAAGGAGTGCCGGGAGTTGCCAAAACAATTACGGCTAAGCTATTAGCTAAAACAATTGCAGTAGATTTTAGCAGAATACAATTTACACCAGACCTTATGCCTTCTGATATTTTGGGAACGGCAGTATTCAATGCTAAAACAACAGAGTTTGAATTCAAGAAAGGACCTATATTTTCCAACTTTATATTAATCGATGAGATTAACCGTTCCCCTGCAAAAACTCAGGCTGCACTTTTCGAAGTAATGGAAGAGAGGCAAATTACTATGGATGGTCGAAAATATATAATGGAAGAACCATTCTTGGTTATTGCAACTCAAAACCCAATAGAGCAGGAAGGAACTTACAGATTACCGGAAGCGCAATTAGACAGATTCTTGTTTAAAGTGAATGTTGGATATCCAACACCAGAGCAGGAAGTTCAGATTATCAAGAATCAGCATCAGCTAAAAGTTGATGATAAAACTGAACAAGTTCAGGCTGTACTTACAGCCGAAGAATTGAAAACATATCAGACGTTGATAAAAGATATCATTGTTGAAGAAAACCTTCTGGAATATATTGCCAGAATTGTCGTGAACACAAGAGAGAATCCTTTCCTGTATTTAGGCGCTTCACCTCGTGCTTCTTTAGCATTGTTAACGGCGTCTAAAGGTTTCGCAGCGATTAACGGCCGTGACTTTGTAACTCCTGATGATATAAAAGAAGCTGCAGTAGCAGTATTAAGGCACAGAGTAATTGTTACCCCGGAGCGTGAAATGGAAGGACTGGGTGTAGAAGAGGTAATTAAACAAATACTGGAATCTATAGAAATTCCGAGATAAATTATGTAGTGTGCGGTTGTCAGCTTACAGTTAATGGTATTCTGGAGATTTCCAGAATTTTAAAAGAAATAATCAAATCTTTGAGTAAATAGCTATTATCTGTGTACTGTAAACTCTCAATAAATTTTATGAAAAAATTATATATCAATAATCTTTTTTTTCTGCTGCTTGGTATTATAGCAGTAGTATATGTTTTTGCATTTTTCTTCCCATTAGTAATGTGGATAGCACATGCAGGATTATTGTTATTGGTGTTAATGACCTGTATTGATATTTTTATTCTATTCAGAGAGAAAAATGGAGTGAAAAGTAACAGGATTCTGCCTGAAAAATTATCGAATGGAGATGAAAATCTTACTAAAATTGACCTTCGGAACAATTATCCATTTACTATAAAAGTAAAGGTTATCGATGAGATACCATTTCAGTTTCAGCTTCGTAATTTTGAGATTCATAAGGATATAAAACCTTACGGTAATACTCTGTTTGAATATCCGCTTGTGCCAAAGGAAAGAGGCGAATATCAGTTTGGAAATCTTAATATATACGTTTGTTCTCCGTTAGGACTCGTTGCAAAAAGGTATAAAACTCAGGATGGACAAATGGTACCAAGTTATCCATCATTTATTCACCTCAGAAAATATGAGCTCATGGCTATGCAGAATGAGTTTTTGTTAGGGGGAATAAAAAAGATTCGTAAAATTGGGCATACTATGGAATTTGAACAAATCCGTGAGTATGTAACCGGTGACGATATCCGTAGTATTAACTGGAAAGCGACCGGAAAGCAAAACCGACTGATGATTAATCAGTACCAGGAGGAGAGAGCACAAAGGGTATATATGCTTATAGATAAAGGGCGGACGATGAAAATGCCGTTTAATGGGTTGTCATTGCTGGATTATTCCATTAATGCATCTATGGCTTTAGCTCATATTATCCTTAAAAAACAAGACCGTGCCGGTGTAATGACTTTCTCCAAAAAAATGGAGAATACTGTTGCTGCTGAACTGAAAGCAGGGCAGATAAAGAAAATTGCCGAAGCTCTGTATAACATTAATACAAACTTTTACGAATCTGATTTCAGCCGGCTTTATACCGACCTGAAAAGAAAAGTAACGCAACGAAGTTTAATACTTCTCTTTACCAACTTTGAGACACTGGATGCACTGAAACGTCAGCTTCCATATCTCAGAGGAATTGCCAAAAGCCATTTATTGGTAGTTGTATTCTTTAAGAATGCTGAGGTAATGAAAATGATGGATCATAAAAATGCACAAAAGACTCAGGACGTTTATGATCAGATTATAGCGGAAAAATTC is a window encoding:
- the smpB gene encoding SsrA-binding protein SmpB, producing MKIERTVNIVNRRARFEYEILEEYEAGIVLYGTEIKSLRSSKASIAESFCQMKDGELWVVNMMIDEYKMGSFYNHKAKRDRKLLLHKGELSRLEKKVKDVGFTIIPLKLYINDKGRAKLLIGFGRGKKLFDKRESIKKRESDRNLSRIRKNF
- a CDS encoding OmpA family protein, whose amino-acid sequence is MKNLKLGITALALTVATTAFAQTTSNPWLIGVGAHGENHKAQANNFSNTFGAQNLTKRLFNLNNFSITPPLSKLTVARNINKYLVLDLQASVGNVGNKKFDMDKEFFLMAGLGLQFKFNSLWNEESWFDPYARVGANYLRHDYSGLTFPRTDAFGNYYDSYNGNGDKTGKKNFFAVSTGLGSNFWITKNFGLGIQGDYVTTPGDKSVVANFWQASASLLFRFGNRDRDKDGIPDKDDRCPDTPGLPEFQGCPDTDGDGIPDIDDKCPEVAGPKENQGCPWPDTDGDGVLDKDDKCPNVPGPVENQGCPWPDRDGDGIPDKDDRCPDVPGLPEYQGCPPTAEVVTKELKDILFDFNKATIQSSSLSKVDAAAAIIKGAKAENFLVTGHTDAKGNANYNLKLSRERAASVVKALEARGVNGANLKSVGVGSKEATVPATASNEARQVDRKVEVRAISADTEWAAYKKDDVTVVKPVKKGVKKSSKKVIKKKK
- a CDS encoding YebC/PmpR family DNA-binding transcriptional regulator, yielding MGRAFEYRKASKMARWDKMAKTFSRIGKDIALAVKAGGTDPDSNPALRRCIQNAKGANMPKDNVERAIKKASGADAETYEEITYEGYGQGGVAFFIECTTNNPTRTVANVRAIFNKFDGNLGKNGELSFLFDRKGIFTIEKSQIKMEWDDFEMEMIDGGAEEIDQDEEIVMVTTAFEDFGTMSHKLEEMKLEVQNAELQRIPNMHKGVSLEQGLANLKMLDRFEEDDDVQNVYHNMEMTEELLQS
- a CDS encoding GNAT family N-acetyltransferase: MENLRFEKVQSQNGGFISAFNQNNEEIGKLTYTIQPEKNILIISYVMVFPKHEGNGYGQMLVAEAVSFARENKWRIYPHCSFSRSVLVNMKDISDVYP
- a CDS encoding RDD family protein, whose translation is MNSIDINTSQNVNISFDPASIGERILAFIIDMVIKVAYFVVIYLIIAYIFGFKLLKITDQWSLMAIFAIISLPMNLYTLLFESFMEGQTPGKRVMKIRVVKTDGYQASFGDYFMRWFFRLIDIMFSSGLVGVITMVTNKHNKRLGDLAAGTAVITLKSKYNINHTILVNLSQDYIARFPQVIALSDNDMRIIKENYVKAKNTFDQGIIKKLAEKIRQTTGITYNTQEITDQQFIAIVIQDYNYYTGIQ
- a CDS encoding stage II sporulation protein M; translation: MREIAFIKQNKEKWLDIEQVVLGKIKKNPDDLSSLYINLINDLSFSQTYYPKSKTTVYLNYLSSQIFQKIYKTKRIEQNRLKAFFMKEVPLIMYEYRKYLLLAFLVFSMFTTIGVISTHYDLDFVKLILGEDYVNQTLENIKKGNAVAIYGSGSNWGSAIGIIQNNLGVGAKLYAYGIFGGIGTLLVLMQNSIMLGTFQYFFQQQGVLGDSMRGIWIHGAFEISAMVIEATAGFILGASLLFPKTYSRLNSFKIGFRNSFKIFVSTIPFTIFAGILEGFVTRYALQMPLIIDLVIIFGTLGFIIFYYAIFPYRVHKKLKHDAIL
- a CDS encoding DUF4129 domain-containing protein, whose amino-acid sequence is MNNRILYIIFLFTLSVHAQKVDTIVTAELPPVSIKNKNQLKTDSLLQKGYVTENAVYPGIFDAKFKEKYNGSDFDYSVNKPKESLWQKFKKWLAELFDDLFQSKSLQGANDALYILLRIVAIVLLGFALYLIVKFVLSRNGNWVFSKKSKKLNPEDRRITENIHELDIPSLIKNYEEKKEYRSAIRYQFLYLLKLMTDKNMLEWDPEKTNKDYIRMLNGNALQSDFQKLSFVFENVWYGERSITENEYAVFRKQYQQTQQKI
- a CDS encoding DUF4350 domain-containing protein translates to MNKTLKLYLIIFAVVVGLLAVLQVNKKPLIDWRKTYSVIDKKPFDLYIFNHEANQLFNQKLKKIGESPYRYYSKDSLQHLHNILIIERELDKQSWIKILKQAKRGSNVMVVSENIPYDLVDTLNLTTRRLSSDTINYLTFTDKNRKGSIKLNRLPNGNVIPMIDIKTTEILGRNLLKGRNHSYANFVRVKAGKGNIFIHTEPLVLTNYYLLQKGNEKYVEEMFSYLPKDRDTFWFMENQNLQSMSPLRFILRNPPLRYAWYIFLAGFLVFIIFHAKRKQRIIPIIKPLENTSVEFVRSIGNLYLNEGDAKDMMQKKITYFLNKVRTDLLIDTSAIDDVFVNRLQLKTGKSKELIEQAIILIQRSNNPSSKITEQDLIKLNEILDKIYK
- a CDS encoding AAA family ATPase, which encodes MEENQYTPIPESTSTESQNPEFQSRIDMTALKNSLDRVKSEINKVIVGQDSMIEHLLVALLSNGHVLIEGVPGVAKTITAKLLAKTIAVDFSRIQFTPDLMPSDILGTAVFNAKTTEFEFKKGPIFSNFILIDEINRSPAKTQAALFEVMEERQITMDGRKYIMEEPFLVIATQNPIEQEGTYRLPEAQLDRFLFKVNVGYPTPEQEVQIIKNQHQLKVDDKTEQVQAVLTAEELKTYQTLIKDIIVEENLLEYIARIVVNTRENPFLYLGASPRASLALLTASKGFAAINGRDFVTPDDIKEAAVAVLRHRVIVTPEREMEGLGVEEVIKQILESIEIPR
- a CDS encoding DUF58 domain-containing protein, with translation MKKLYINNLFFLLLGIIAVVYVFAFFFPLVMWIAHAGLLLLVLMTCIDIFILFREKNGVKSNRILPEKLSNGDENLTKIDLRNNYPFTIKVKVIDEIPFQFQLRNFEIHKDIKPYGNTLFEYPLVPKERGEYQFGNLNIYVCSPLGLVAKRYKTQDGQMVPSYPSFIHLRKYELMAMQNEFLLGGIKKIRKIGHTMEFEQIREYVTGDDIRSINWKATGKQNRLMINQYQEERAQRVYMLIDKGRTMKMPFNGLSLLDYSINASMALAHIILKKQDRAGVMTFSKKMENTVAAELKAGQIKKIAEALYNINTNFYESDFSRLYTDLKRKVTQRSLILLFTNFETLDALKRQLPYLRGIAKSHLLVVVFFKNAEVMKMMDHKNAQKTQDVYDQIIAEKFEYEKKLIRQELQKYGIYSVYTLPENLSIEVINKYLEIKARGIL